One genomic segment of Natrononativus amylolyticus includes these proteins:
- a CDS encoding nicotinate phosphoribosyltransferase has translation MSNPFGTVSAEAILDATATDAYFERTRTTLEHAGKNPRVVAEVTADQFSTGAFEVFTGIRDVATLFEGRSVDVDALADGRLFDGGPVCRIEGDYLAFAECETSLLGFLSQPSGFATRALEVRRAAPDSQVLSFGARHVHPSIASVVERAALLAGLDGFSHVAAGEILGREASGTMPHALMFCFGEGEQAAAWEAFDEAVPADVPRIALTDTFWDEKSESLLAAETLGERLDGVRLDTTGSRRGDFRHIVREVRWELDARGFEDVKIFCSGGLDADALRELRDVADGFGVGSHITGAPAVDFSLDIVELDGKPVSKRGKLAGVKEVYRTPDGGHHVGLADEEGPNGAEPLLEPLIRDGEVVREGDLEAATERCHADAEAVGFGRPGE, from the coding sequence ATGTCGAACCCGTTCGGAACCGTCTCCGCCGAGGCGATTCTCGACGCCACCGCCACCGACGCCTACTTCGAGCGCACCCGCACCACCCTCGAGCACGCGGGGAAGAACCCCCGCGTCGTCGCCGAGGTGACCGCCGACCAGTTCTCGACCGGCGCGTTCGAGGTGTTCACCGGCATCCGGGACGTCGCCACGCTGTTCGAGGGGCGGTCGGTCGACGTCGACGCGCTGGCCGACGGCCGGCTGTTCGACGGCGGTCCCGTCTGCCGGATCGAGGGCGACTACCTCGCGTTCGCCGAGTGCGAGACCTCCCTCCTGGGATTTCTCTCCCAGCCGAGCGGATTCGCGACGCGGGCGCTCGAGGTCCGGCGGGCGGCCCCCGACTCGCAGGTGCTCTCTTTCGGCGCCCGCCACGTCCACCCGTCGATCGCGTCGGTGGTCGAGCGGGCGGCGCTGCTCGCGGGTCTGGACGGGTTCTCACACGTCGCCGCGGGCGAAATCCTCGGGCGGGAGGCGAGCGGGACGATGCCCCACGCGCTCATGTTCTGTTTCGGCGAGGGCGAGCAGGCGGCGGCCTGGGAGGCCTTCGACGAGGCCGTCCCCGCGGACGTCCCGCGGATCGCCCTGACGGACACGTTCTGGGACGAGAAGAGCGAGAGCCTGCTGGCCGCGGAGACCCTGGGAGAGCGCCTCGACGGCGTGCGCCTCGACACCACCGGCTCCCGGCGGGGCGACTTCCGCCACATCGTCCGCGAGGTGCGCTGGGAGCTCGACGCCCGCGGGTTCGAGGACGTGAAGATCTTCTGTAGCGGGGGGCTCGACGCCGACGCCCTCCGCGAGCTTCGCGACGTCGCCGACGGCTTCGGCGTCGGCAGCCACATCACCGGCGCGCCGGCGGTCGACTTCAGCCTCGACATCGTCGAACTCGATGGGAAACCGGTCTCGAAGCGGGGGAAGCTTGCGGGCGTCAAGGAGGTCTACCGCACCCCCGACGGCGGCCACCACGTCGGGCTCGCCGACGAGGAGGGGCCGAACGGCGCGGAGCCGCTGCTCGAGCCCCTGATCCGCGACGGCGAGGTCGTTCGTGAGGGGGACCTCGAGGCGGCGACCGAGCGCTGTCACGCCGACGCCGAGGCGGTCGGGTTCGGCCGGCCCGGCGAGTGA
- a CDS encoding TIGR00296 family protein yields the protein MSQRQGVDLSYEDGARAVELARESVESFVRHGQREHPGSMRETFYERTGAFVRLESTRGRGSLRGCAGGYRSGEQLGHVIVDAAIEAASEDSCGSEVTPSELPNLTVSVCTVRNIVLTDDPLADLELGTHGVAVDGGGEGGWLYPTVPVENGWSEREYLDRTCRKAKLPPTAWQDDDVVVTLFEGQVFRERKADGSVEEV from the coding sequence ATGTCCCAGCGACAGGGCGTCGACCTCTCCTACGAAGACGGGGCGCGAGCGGTCGAACTCGCGCGCGAATCCGTCGAGTCGTTCGTACGCCACGGACAGCGAGAACACCCCGGTAGCATGCGAGAAACGTTCTACGAGCGAACCGGCGCGTTCGTTCGCCTCGAGTCGACTCGCGGCCGCGGCAGCCTCCGGGGCTGCGCCGGCGGCTACCGCTCGGGCGAACAGCTCGGTCACGTCATCGTCGACGCGGCGATCGAGGCCGCGAGCGAAGACTCCTGTGGCTCGGAGGTCACGCCCTCAGAGCTTCCCAACCTCACCGTCTCGGTCTGTACGGTGCGCAACATCGTCCTGACCGACGACCCCCTTGCCGACCTCGAGCTCGGCACCCACGGCGTCGCCGTCGACGGCGGCGGCGAGGGCGGCTGGCTCTATCCGACAGTTCCCGTCGAAAACGGCTGGAGCGAACGCGAGTACCTCGACCGAACCTGCCGGAAGGCGAAGCTGCCGCCGACGGCCTGGCAGGACGACGACGTCGTCGTCACCCTCTTCGAGGGCCAGGTGTTCCGCGAGCGAAAGGCCGACGGCAGCGTCGAAGAGGTCTGA
- a CDS encoding single-stranded DNA binding protein, whose protein sequence is MSDIEGIYEDLEADVSLEEFREAVEEKVEQMGGLADEETAAMLIAHEIGESEVNGVADIEPGMEEVKFLAKVVSIGEVRTFERDGEDADGRVVNVEVADETGAVRAAFWDEHAEAAANELEEGQVLRIKGRPKEGFSGVEVSVDDVEPDDDVEIDVQITDTYTVEALSLGLSDVTLAGRVLDTGSVRTFDRDDGSEGRVANVTLGDPTGRIRVTLWDEQADRATELEAGTTVEVIDGYVRERDGDLELHVGNRGAIEEIDEEIDYVPESTPIESLEIDQVVDIAGVVRSADPKRTFDRDDGSEGQVRNIRVQDATGDIRVAMWGEKADVDVGPGDEVALADVEIQDGWQDDLEASAGWRSTVTVLDSGAEAGGGAETEESSDSANLSSFADGDAGEATAPEAETETGADDEATADGEEIEFTGVVVQAGDPVVLDDGETTMSVETTADVGLGEEVTARGIVRDGRLEATDVF, encoded by the coding sequence ATGAGCGATATCGAGGGGATCTACGAGGACCTCGAGGCCGACGTCTCTCTCGAGGAGTTTCGCGAGGCCGTCGAGGAGAAAGTCGAACAGATGGGCGGGCTCGCAGACGAGGAGACGGCGGCGATGCTCATCGCACACGAGATCGGCGAGAGCGAAGTCAACGGCGTCGCGGACATCGAACCGGGGATGGAGGAGGTGAAGTTCCTCGCCAAGGTGGTGAGCATCGGCGAGGTTCGTACCTTCGAACGCGACGGCGAGGACGCAGACGGCCGCGTCGTCAACGTCGAGGTCGCAGACGAAACCGGCGCGGTCCGGGCGGCGTTCTGGGACGAACACGCAGAAGCCGCGGCGAACGAACTCGAAGAGGGGCAGGTACTCCGGATCAAGGGCCGACCGAAGGAGGGCTTTAGCGGGGTCGAAGTCAGCGTCGACGACGTCGAGCCCGACGACGACGTCGAGATCGACGTCCAGATCACCGACACGTACACCGTCGAGGCGCTCTCGCTCGGCCTCTCGGACGTCACGCTCGCCGGCCGCGTCCTCGACACCGGCAGCGTCAGAACCTTCGATCGGGACGACGGCTCCGAGGGTCGCGTCGCGAACGTGACCCTCGGCGATCCGACCGGCCGCATACGAGTCACCCTCTGGGACGAACAGGCCGACCGGGCGACCGAACTCGAGGCCGGAACCACCGTCGAGGTGATCGACGGTTACGTCCGCGAGCGCGACGGCGACCTCGAACTCCACGTCGGCAACCGCGGTGCCATCGAGGAGATCGACGAGGAGATCGACTACGTCCCCGAGAGCACGCCGATCGAGAGCCTCGAGATCGATCAGGTCGTCGACATCGCGGGCGTCGTCCGCTCTGCGGACCCGAAGCGGACGTTCGACCGCGACGACGGCTCGGAGGGGCAGGTCCGAAACATTCGGGTCCAGGACGCCACCGGCGACATCCGCGTGGCGATGTGGGGCGAGAAGGCCGACGTCGACGTCGGCCCCGGCGACGAGGTGGCGCTGGCGGACGTGGAGATCCAGGACGGCTGGCAGGACGACCTCGAGGCGTCGGCGGGCTGGCGGTCGACGGTCACCGTTCTCGATTCGGGTGCGGAGGCGGGCGGTGGCGCGGAGACCGAGGAGTCGAGCGACTCGGCGAACCTCTCGTCGTTCGCGGACGGGGACGCCGGCGAGGCGACCGCACCGGAAGCCGAGACCGAAACGGGGGCTGACGACGAAGCCACGGCCGACGGCGAGGAGATCGAGTTCACCGGCGTCGTCGTCCAGGCCGGCGATCCGGTCGTCCTCGACGACGGGGAGACGACCATGAGCGTCGAGACGACCGCCGACGTCGGCCTCGGCGAGGAAGTCACCGCACGCGGGATCGTCAGGGACGGCCGCCTCGAGGCGACGGACGTCTTCTGA
- a CDS encoding histone produces MNVELPFAPVDTIIRRNAGELRVSAGASEELAKRIQEHGAALAADAAERATADGRKTLMASDFGVETVIDKDDLELPVAPVDRIARIRIDDRYRVSMDARVALADILEDYADNVARAAATLARHADRRTVIAEDIETYFSLFD; encoded by the coding sequence ATGAACGTCGAACTCCCGTTCGCCCCGGTGGACACCATCATCCGGCGGAACGCGGGCGAACTTCGGGTGAGTGCCGGCGCGTCGGAGGAGCTCGCAAAACGGATACAGGAACACGGTGCGGCGCTCGCGGCCGACGCCGCCGAACGGGCGACCGCGGACGGCCGGAAGACGCTGATGGCGTCGGACTTCGGCGTCGAAACGGTGATCGACAAGGACGACCTCGAGCTGCCGGTCGCGCCGGTCGACCGGATCGCCCGCATCCGTATCGACGACCGCTACCGCGTCTCGATGGACGCTCGCGTCGCCCTCGCCGACATCCTCGAGGACTACGCCGACAACGTGGCGCGGGCGGCGGCGACGCTCGCTCGCCACGCCGACCGGCGGACGGTCATCGCCGAGGACATCGAGACGTACTTCTCGCTGTTCGACTGA
- a CDS encoding histone deacetylase family protein produces the protein MRFGYSDTCLAHDPGARHPETPDRLRAIREGLKRKHGVEYVEADPASLETIAAVHDREYVESVREFCADGGGNWDPDTTAVERTWEAATQSAGLACWAADAALEGADGRETPFAIGRPPGHHAVSDDAMGFCFVNNVAVAAQHALDGDDDVSRVAIVDWDVHHGNGTQDIFVERGDVFTCSIHEQGLYPGTGEADETGDGDGEGTTMNVPMPAGAEDVDYLAALERVVCPALEAFDPDLLLVSAGFDAHRHDPISRVRLTTEAYALMTGRLRSLAENTDAALAFVLEGGYGLEVLAESVALVHETFDGREPIEPEGNVSDDVEAVLDEVAAAHGR, from the coding sequence ATGCGTTTTGGCTACAGCGACACCTGTCTCGCACACGACCCCGGCGCTCGCCACCCCGAGACGCCGGACCGGCTGCGCGCGATCCGGGAGGGATTGAAGCGAAAACACGGCGTCGAGTACGTCGAGGCCGACCCCGCGTCGCTCGAGACGATCGCGGCCGTCCACGACCGGGAGTACGTCGAGTCCGTCCGCGAGTTCTGCGCCGACGGGGGCGGCAACTGGGACCCCGACACCACCGCCGTCGAGCGGACCTGGGAGGCCGCCACCCAGAGCGCCGGATTGGCCTGCTGGGCCGCCGACGCGGCGCTCGAGGGCGCCGACGGTCGGGAGACGCCGTTCGCGATCGGACGGCCGCCGGGTCACCACGCCGTCTCCGACGACGCGATGGGGTTCTGTTTCGTCAACAACGTCGCCGTCGCCGCCCAGCACGCCCTGGACGGGGACGACGACGTCTCGCGGGTCGCGATCGTCGACTGGGACGTCCACCACGGCAACGGCACCCAGGACATCTTCGTCGAGCGCGGCGACGTCTTCACCTGCTCGATCCACGAGCAGGGGCTGTACCCGGGCACCGGCGAGGCCGACGAGACGGGCGACGGCGACGGGGAAGGGACGACGATGAACGTGCCGATGCCCGCCGGCGCCGAGGACGTCGACTACCTCGCCGCCCTCGAGCGGGTCGTCTGTCCGGCCCTCGAGGCGTTCGATCCCGACCTCCTCCTCGTCAGCGCCGGTTTCGACGCCCACCGCCACGATCCGATCTCGCGCGTGCGACTCACGACGGAGGCGTACGCGCTCATGACCGGGCGCCTGCGGAGCCTCGCGGAGAACACCGACGCCGCGCTCGCGTTCGTCCTCGAGGGCGGCTACGGCCTCGAGGTACTGGCCGAGAGCGTCGCGCTCGTCCACGAGACGTTCGACGGTCGCGAGCCCATCGAACCCGAAGGGAACGTGAGCGACGACGTCGAAGCGGTGCTGGACGAGGTGGCGGCGGCGCACGGCCGCTGA
- the cca gene encoding CCA tRNA nucleotidyltransferase, with the protein MTDEDADSDDFEAVVAEVHERIDPDADERARLEDVARTLLERATAAATDRCAGADVVQVGSTDRGTWISGDRDIDVFVRFPPELDRETLERYGLAVGHETLPEGHEEYAEHPYVKGSHGGFDVDVVPCFRLEDATEIRSAVDRTPFHNEYLEARLTDDLAADVRVAKQFLKGIGAYGSNLRTRGFSGYLTELLVVEYGGFRPLLEAAADWSPPVELDPEDHGRASFGDPLVVIDPTDPERNVAAVCSAENVARLQHYARELLADPRLDPFDPADPEPLSAGDLREHLERRETTPVAVRFSPPDLVDDQLYPQLEKSLEGIVAGLEDHEFDVFRATTFADDAAVIFAELAVTERPAVERHEGPPVHVRPHAEGFYETYADDADAYGPFIDGDRYVVEREREFTSARAFLESDALFGVALGAHVETALAEGYEVLSGEEVTALCAEFGAELTRYFEPTP; encoded by the coding sequence ATGACCGACGAGGACGCCGACTCCGACGACTTCGAGGCCGTCGTCGCCGAGGTCCACGAGCGGATCGATCCCGACGCCGACGAGCGCGCCCGCCTCGAGGACGTCGCTCGAACGCTGCTCGAGCGCGCGACGGCCGCCGCCACCGACCGCTGTGCCGGCGCCGACGTCGTGCAGGTCGGCTCGACGGACCGGGGCACCTGGATCAGCGGCGACCGCGACATCGACGTCTTCGTTCGCTTTCCGCCCGAACTCGACCGCGAGACGCTCGAGCGCTACGGGCTCGCGGTCGGCCACGAGACCCTCCCGGAGGGCCACGAGGAGTACGCCGAACACCCCTACGTGAAGGGGTCCCACGGCGGGTTCGACGTCGACGTCGTCCCCTGTTTCCGACTCGAGGACGCCACCGAGATTCGGTCGGCGGTCGACCGGACGCCGTTTCACAACGAGTACCTCGAGGCCCGCCTGACCGACGACCTCGCGGCGGACGTCCGCGTCGCCAAGCAGTTCCTGAAGGGGATCGGCGCCTACGGCTCGAACCTCCGAACGCGGGGGTTCAGCGGCTACCTCACCGAGTTGCTGGTCGTCGAGTACGGCGGCTTTCGCCCCCTGCTCGAGGCCGCCGCCGACTGGTCGCCGCCGGTCGAACTCGACCCCGAGGATCACGGCCGCGCGAGCTTCGGCGATCCGCTGGTGGTCATCGACCCAACGGACCCCGAGCGCAACGTCGCGGCGGTCTGCTCGGCGGAGAACGTCGCCCGCCTCCAGCACTACGCCCGCGAGCTACTCGCCGACCCGCGTCTCGACCCCTTCGACCCCGCCGACCCCGAACCGCTCTCGGCGGGCGACCTGCGCGAGCACCTCGAGCGCCGCGAGACGACGCCCGTCGCGGTGCGCTTTTCCCCGCCGGATCTCGTCGACGATCAGCTCTACCCCCAGCTCGAGAAGTCGCTCGAGGGGATCGTCGCGGGGCTCGAGGATCACGAGTTCGACGTCTTCCGAGCGACGACGTTCGCTGACGACGCTGCGGTGATCTTCGCCGAACTCGCCGTCACTGAACGCCCCGCGGTCGAACGCCACGAGGGGCCGCCGGTCCACGTTCGTCCGCACGCGGAGGGCTTCTACGAGACGTACGCCGACGACGCCGACGCCTACGGCCCGTTCATCGACGGCGACCGCTACGTCGTCGAACGCGAGCGCGAGTTCACCTCGGCGCGGGCGTTCCTCGAGAGCGACGCGCTGTTCGGGGTGGCGCTCGGCGCCCACGTCGAGACGGCGCTCGCCGAGGGCTACGAGGTGCTGTCCGGCGAGGAGGTGACGGCGCTGTGTGCGGAGTTCGGCGCCGAACTGACGCGGTACTTCGAGCCGACCCCGTAA
- a CDS encoding glycosyltransferase family 61 protein, with translation MNAPRELPARAAEIYREHGPRVLASKVVGFPKSVAFHRGLELVPREELRRHAAARDGLWIEGAESSRRISSTDVPPQLEEFSGTYDPAPRFLCSLSNCSLAGESAVGLLADGRILLDTAGSDPDHFFAEHRPLLGTKTAWTLALGTLASRPPSPRRRIRSPVLPLVPFYDNYYYPWLVEYLPKLRLLERYEAETGREPAVLIEEGAPSFVHETLALLGYGDRCLEWDGAGCRVDELLVTDHRLATSWAGPRYGFDLSYEDCRWVREALRAAVDAAPGACADGRRIYVSRRETERGRRIANHEEVESVLADYGFEPVVFESLSVADQIRLASSAEVLLSPHGAGFANMLFADDPLIVELFPETLVRPSYYLLSGLLGFEYEPMVVEASAHDPHDDLLVDPDRLAARLDGLLEPA, from the coding sequence ATGAACGCGCCGCGCGAGCTCCCGGCTCGAGCCGCGGAGATCTACCGCGAGCACGGCCCGCGGGTGCTGGCGTCGAAGGTGGTCGGCTTTCCGAAGTCGGTCGCGTTCCACCGGGGGCTCGAGCTCGTTCCCCGCGAGGAGCTACGGCGCCACGCGGCCGCCCGCGACGGGCTCTGGATCGAAGGGGCCGAATCGTCGCGTCGAATTTCGTCGACCGACGTCCCCCCGCAACTCGAGGAGTTTTCGGGCACCTACGACCCGGCACCGCGCTTTCTCTGCTCGCTGTCCAACTGTTCTCTCGCCGGCGAGTCCGCGGTCGGCCTGCTCGCGGACGGTCGAATCCTCCTCGATACGGCCGGCTCGGACCCGGACCACTTCTTCGCCGAACACAGGCCCCTTCTGGGGACGAAAACCGCCTGGACGCTGGCCCTCGGAACCCTCGCGTCGCGCCCCCCGTCGCCCCGCCGGCGCATCCGGTCGCCCGTGCTTCCGCTCGTGCCGTTCTACGACAACTACTACTACCCCTGGCTGGTCGAGTACCTCCCCAAACTCCGGTTGCTCGAGCGCTACGAGGCGGAGACGGGTCGCGAGCCGGCGGTGCTGATCGAGGAGGGAGCGCCCTCGTTCGTCCACGAGACGCTTGCCCTGCTCGGCTACGGGGACCGGTGTCTCGAGTGGGACGGCGCCGGCTGCCGGGTCGACGAACTCCTGGTCACCGACCACCGCCTGGCGACGTCGTGGGCTGGTCCCAGGTACGGCTTCGACCTCTCCTACGAGGACTGTCGGTGGGTTCGGGAGGCGCTGCGCGCTGCGGTCGACGCCGCTCCCGGAGCGTGCGCCGACGGCAGGCGGATCTACGTCTCCCGTCGGGAAACCGAGCGCGGCCGGCGGATCGCGAACCACGAGGAAGTCGAATCCGTCCTGGCCGACTACGGCTTCGAGCCGGTCGTCTTCGAGTCGCTCTCGGTCGCAGACCAGATCCGGCTGGCCTCGAGCGCCGAGGTCCTGCTGTCGCCACACGGCGCCGGGTTCGCGAACATGCTCTTCGCGGACGATCCCCTGATCGTCGAACTGTTCCCCGAGACGCTCGTTCGCCCCTCGTACTACCTCCTCTCGGGGCTGCTGGGATTCGAGTACGAACCGATGGTCGTCGAGGCGAGCGCACACGACCCGCACGACGACCTGCTCGTCGACCCCGACCGGCTCGCCGCGCGACTGGACGGGCTGCTCGAGCCCGCGTAG
- a CDS encoding glycosyltransferase, translating into MTTARESGTKPILSVVVPVYNDPRGIRETLESVTAQTYPAEAYEILAVDNGSTDGTREVIRAFESFHDTVRLLVEDEIQGSYAARNEGIEHARGEIVSFVDADMTVEEDWAESIVASYEEHGWDYMGCPVELYVERETLTATYDRTLGGFPVEQYMRERNFTGTGSLSVRREVFDAVGRFDERIVSQGDGEFGKRVAEAGFDQHFEPEITMYHAARSDLRAWLRKQVRIGRGAIQKQVYYPERTEGAERVHPLHPRKFLPPNPLGFYERLTAREARPSGREIAGLYAIDSLSKLARTGGGILEWIEQSRAGNRPAGGRP; encoded by the coding sequence GTGACCACAGCACGCGAGTCGGGGACGAAACCGATCCTCTCGGTCGTCGTTCCGGTCTACAACGACCCGCGGGGGATCCGGGAGACGCTCGAGTCGGTAACGGCCCAGACCTACCCGGCCGAGGCGTACGAGATCCTCGCCGTCGACAACGGGAGCACCGACGGCACTCGAGAGGTGATCCGCGCGTTCGAATCGTTCCACGACACCGTCCGGTTGCTCGTCGAAGACGAGATCCAGGGCTCGTACGCCGCGCGAAACGAGGGGATCGAACACGCGCGCGGGGAGATCGTCTCGTTCGTCGACGCGGACATGACCGTCGAGGAAGACTGGGCGGAGTCGATCGTCGCCTCCTACGAGGAACACGGCTGGGACTACATGGGGTGTCCGGTCGAGCTGTACGTCGAGCGGGAGACGCTGACGGCGACCTACGATCGCACACTCGGCGGGTTCCCCGTCGAGCAGTACATGCGAGAGCGGAACTTCACCGGAACCGGCAGCCTCTCGGTTCGACGCGAGGTGTTCGACGCGGTCGGACGGTTCGACGAGCGGATCGTCTCGCAGGGCGACGGCGAGTTCGGCAAGCGCGTCGCCGAGGCCGGCTTCGACCAGCACTTCGAGCCGGAGATCACGATGTACCACGCGGCGCGGTCGGACCTCCGGGCGTGGCTCAGAAAGCAGGTCCGGATCGGCCGCGGCGCGATCCAGAAGCAGGTGTACTACCCCGAGCGGACGGAGGGCGCAGAGCGCGTCCACCCGCTTCACCCGCGGAAGTTCCTGCCGCCGAACCCCCTGGGTTTCTACGAGCGACTCACCGCCCGCGAGGCCCGGCCGAGCGGCCGCGAGATCGCCGGTCTGTACGCGATCGACTCCCTGAGCAAGCTCGCGCGGACCGGCGGCGGCATCCTCGAGTGGATCGAACAGTCGCGCGCCGGGAACCGACCGGCGGGGGGTCGGCCGTGA
- a CDS encoding polysaccharide deacetylase family protein codes for MIRRIARRGLRELGRTGIYQRLPDRHNDVLVYHSVGGGGYDDIPQTQFRRQLEWLTDAYEVVDLPAVREPGERKRVALTFDDALESFDETVLPLLREYSVPATVFVIGGSLGDDPTVTELRGEPLMTAERLRAVADDPLVTVGSHTTNHVPLTELDDESALRAEITGGAERIEAELGVSVDRFSYPFYDWSPAVHDVVREEHEYAVRGQGSEALITAETDPHLIPRINGAAPLSTLKFTVSDSNKHLTRRS; via the coding sequence GTGATACGCAGGATCGCCAGACGAGGCCTTCGCGAGCTCGGACGGACCGGGATCTACCAGCGACTTCCCGACCGACACAACGACGTGCTGGTCTACCACTCCGTCGGGGGCGGCGGCTACGACGACATCCCCCAGACGCAGTTTCGGCGACAGCTCGAGTGGCTCACCGACGCCTACGAGGTCGTCGACCTGCCGGCGGTCAGAGAGCCGGGCGAGCGAAAACGGGTCGCGCTCACCTTCGACGACGCCCTCGAGTCGTTCGACGAGACGGTTCTGCCGCTCCTCCGGGAGTACTCGGTGCCGGCGACGGTGTTCGTCATCGGCGGGTCGCTCGGCGACGACCCCACCGTGACCGAGCTGCGGGGGGAGCCGCTCATGACGGCGGAGCGGCTCCGGGCGGTCGCGGACGATCCGCTCGTGACCGTCGGCTCGCACACGACGAACCACGTTCCGCTCACCGAACTCGACGACGAGTCGGCGCTGCGCGCGGAGATCACCGGCGGCGCCGAGCGGATCGAAGCCGAACTCGGCGTCTCCGTCGATCGGTTCTCGTACCCGTTCTACGACTGGTCGCCGGCGGTGCACGACGTCGTCCGCGAGGAACACGAGTACGCCGTCAGGGGACAGGGCTCCGAGGCACTCATCACGGCGGAGACCGACCCGCACCTTATCCCCCGGATAAACGGCGCGGCGCCGCTCTCGACGCTCAAGTTCACCGTCTCCGATTCGAACAAACACCTCACGCGGCGCTCGTGA
- a CDS encoding NTP transferase domain-containing protein: MERRAIVLAAGRGKRLQPLTDDTPKTLLDVGGQPILDHIFDALEATGYDEVVVVTGFEREQIEDHCGSREGLAVEFVHNAEYDSTNNIYSLWLAEEYAADGFTLINADTLFPAASLERLHRAGGSALLVDTRNALEDEEMQVALDAERVETIGKDLDGEDRATGVYLDDGDGEYIGVSRFTAEDAARLFDHLEAFVDRGAVTDWYEAAFDRLFAEREIEYVEIGEPWMEIDTPEDLERARGRWPQATPERPL, encoded by the coding sequence ATGGAACGACGAGCGATCGTCCTCGCCGCCGGCCGGGGGAAACGGCTCCAGCCGCTCACGGACGACACCCCGAAGACGCTGCTCGACGTCGGCGGACAGCCCATTCTCGATCACATCTTCGACGCCCTCGAGGCGACCGGCTACGACGAGGTGGTCGTCGTAACGGGGTTCGAGCGCGAACAGATCGAGGACCACTGCGGCTCGCGCGAGGGTCTCGCCGTCGAGTTCGTCCACAACGCGGAGTACGACTCGACGAACAACATCTACTCGCTGTGGCTCGCCGAGGAGTACGCGGCGGACGGCTTTACCCTGATCAACGCCGACACGCTGTTCCCCGCGGCGAGCCTCGAGCGCCTGCACCGGGCCGGGGGAAGCGCGCTGCTCGTCGATACCCGAAACGCGCTCGAGGACGAGGAGATGCAGGTCGCCCTCGACGCCGAGCGCGTCGAGACGATCGGCAAGGACCTCGACGGCGAGGATCGGGCGACCGGCGTCTACCTCGACGACGGCGACGGGGAGTACATCGGCGTCTCGCGGTTCACCGCCGAGGACGCCGCCCGACTGTTCGACCACCTCGAGGCGTTCGTCGACCGGGGAGCGGTCACCGACTGGTACGAGGCGGCGTTCGACCGGCTCTTCGCCGAGCGCGAGATCGAGTACGTCGAGATCGGCGAGCCCTGGATGGAGATCGACACCCCGGAGGACCTCGAGCGGGCGCGCGGTCGGTGGCCACAGGCGACGCCCGAACGACCGCTGTGA